The following are encoded in a window of Ignicoccus islandicus DSM 13165 genomic DNA:
- a CDS encoding BtpA/SgcQ family protein, with amino-acid sequence MEVIGVVHLPPLPSSPQWNGDLEEVIRRAVRDAKALEIGGVDSILVENYGDYPYRIRVDPLTVAAVTRVTTEVLYSVNVNVGVSLLRNSAPEAIAIALVTGANFVRSNQWCWTSDAPEGLLQPVAREGIEVMRVFGKKVRVIADVRVKHASPISGRSVCDEARDLGGRCMADALAVSGSATGEEADPEEAKLVKRCSGKPVYVASGVTPWNVDKYEEADGVIVGTYFKEGGVTTNPVDVERVRKFVNRVR; translated from the coding sequence TTGGAAGTCATAGGCGTAGTCCACCTACCTCCCTTACCTTCTTCCCCCCAATGGAATGGAGACTTAGAGGAGGTGATTCGAAGGGCAGTTAGAGACGCAAAGGCGCTAGAGATAGGGGGCGTCGATAGTATCTTAGTAGAGAATTATGGTGACTATCCGTATAGAATAAGGGTTGACCCGTTAACAGTTGCTGCCGTTACGCGAGTTACAACGGAGGTACTCTATTCAGTCAACGTAAACGTTGGCGTGAGCTTGTTACGCAATTCCGCACCAGAAGCTATAGCTATAGCCTTAGTTACTGGTGCAAACTTCGTCAGATCCAATCAATGGTGCTGGACTTCGGATGCACCAGAGGGGCTCCTCCAACCAGTAGCTAGAGAAGGAATCGAGGTGATGCGTGTCTTTGGAAAGAAGGTTAGAGTAATAGCTGACGTAAGAGTAAAACACGCCTCGCCGATCTCTGGAAGAAGCGTTTGCGATGAGGCTAGGGACTTAGGAGGTAGGTGTATGGCCGATGCGCTGGCCGTCTCTGGAAGCGCCACGGGCGAGGAAGCGGACCCCGAGGAAGCAAAGCTAGTTAAGAGGTGTTCCGGTAAACCCGTCTACGTAGCCTCCGGGGTAACCCCTTGGAACGTTGACAAATACGAAGAAGCAGACGGCGTAATAGTTGGAACTTACTTCAAAGAGGGAGGAGTTACAACTAATCCCGTTGACGTTGAAAGGGTTAGGAAGTTCGTTAATAGGGTCAGGTAA
- a CDS encoding DHH family phosphoesterase, whose translation MKILTHWDADGIISASKVLEVIDGEVYIPRIGTWRFEAIPREALKGTLYVLDYSLPREDWEKVCEMIEDLVIIDHHTGNEAPCGKTINPALRGIEVPACSLVVSNYFRIPYDWRDAVAIAADLGDPAGNPFWVKIVKEQRLNEEDIMEAAALLNSCYRTLDYECIKEYAYNLRQMELEEVLNDKRLRANRERARSRLEEYLRKANCVGRVCLIRGDEDVHLFASALWKRLKRNGVSIVITINEKMMRIYCRGDERDYEEAIRRAKQIGLKEVGGKKEVCSAHVTREELPRVIRVLREMKLLDEFEFLESSVIEH comes from the coding sequence TTGAAAATACTCACGCACTGGGACGCTGATGGAATAATAAGTGCATCGAAGGTACTAGAGGTAATAGACGGAGAGGTTTATATTCCAAGAATAGGTACTTGGAGGTTCGAAGCAATACCTCGGGAAGCGTTGAAAGGTACCTTATACGTCTTAGATTATTCACTTCCAAGAGAGGATTGGGAGAAGGTATGTGAAATGATAGAGGACTTAGTGATCATAGACCATCACACCGGTAACGAAGCGCCGTGCGGAAAGACGATAAATCCGGCTCTAAGGGGAATAGAAGTGCCTGCTTGCTCGTTAGTGGTTTCGAACTACTTCCGAATTCCCTACGATTGGAGAGATGCTGTTGCGATAGCAGCCGATCTAGGCGATCCTGCCGGGAACCCGTTTTGGGTTAAAATAGTAAAGGAACAACGTCTCAATGAAGAGGATATAATGGAAGCTGCCGCCTTGCTAAATTCGTGTTACAGGACGTTGGATTACGAGTGCATCAAGGAATACGCGTACAATCTTCGCCAAATGGAACTGGAAGAGGTGCTTAACGATAAAAGGTTGAGAGCGAATAGGGAGAGGGCTAGATCGAGGTTAGAAGAATACCTCAGAAAGGCTAACTGCGTTGGAAGGGTGTGTTTAATTAGAGGAGACGAGGACGTCCACCTATTTGCCTCGGCCTTGTGGAAGAGGTTAAAGCGCAACGGAGTTTCAATTGTCATCACAATCAACGAGAAGATGATGAGAATATATTGTAGGGGGGATGAGAGGGATTACGAGGAGGCTATTCGAAGAGCTAAGCAAATAGGTCTCAAGGAGGTAGGTGGGAAGAAAGAAGTCTGTTCAGCCCACGTAACTCGCGAAGAGTTACCGAGAGTTATTCGTGTGTTAAGAGAGATGAAGCTGTTAGACGAGTTCGAATTTCTTGAGTCTTCCGTAATTGAACATTAA
- a CDS encoding 50S ribosomal protein L44e, with translation MKVPKEINRYCPRCKTHTPHSVTVYKHGKRRALAQGERRYRRKQEGYGSQRKPEQKRFAKVTKNQVVKLRCKNCGYTLMFNYGRLKKFELV, from the coding sequence ATGAAGGTACCTAAGGAGATAAATAGGTATTGCCCTAGGTGTAAAACTCACACTCCTCATAGCGTAACCGTTTACAAGCACGGAAAGAGGAGGGCACTAGCCCAAGGTGAGAGGAGATACAGGAGGAAGCAAGAGGGTTACGGTTCTCAGAGAAAGCCAGAGCAGAAGAGGTTCGCGAAAGTCACCAAGAACCAAGTGGTTAAGCTCAGATGTAAGAACTGCGGCTACACCTTAATGTTCAATTACGGAAGACTCAAGAAATTCGAACTCGTCTAA
- a CDS encoding nickel-dependent hydrogenase large subunit, with amino-acid sequence MNATGKLGTHKADELLELFREEYDRPLRPLFYHHARVIETVHMFELLKELMDNPELYEGEYLAEPDGMRLERGVGGLEAPRGVLFHDVRAVEDNGTVRVAKFNIITPTALNAAAMEADLRAYLIGKNVKALGDQGLYAAVSSIIRSYDPCMACATHSVNRIGGFKIAIVKNGKEVKTISL; translated from the coding sequence GTGAACGCAACGGGGAAACTCGGAACGCATAAGGCCGACGAGCTACTTGAATTGTTTAGAGAGGAGTACGACAGACCCCTAAGACCCCTCTTCTACCATCACGCCAGGGTAATAGAGACCGTGCACATGTTCGAATTATTAAAGGAGTTAATGGATAACCCCGAGCTTTACGAGGGCGAATACCTAGCTGAACCAGACGGCATGAGATTAGAGAGGGGCGTAGGTGGTCTAGAGGCTCCCAGGGGAGTCCTTTTCCATGACGTAAGGGCTGTAGAGGACAACGGTACCGTCAGGGTGGCTAAGTTCAACATAATAACTCCAACGGCCCTCAACGCAGCCGCTATGGAAGCTGACTTAAGAGCTTACCTGATTGGTAAAAACGTAAAGGCACTTGGCGATCAAGGCTTGTACGCGGCCGTTAGCTCGATAATTAGGTCCTATGATCCTTGCATGGCGTGTGCGACTCACAGCGTTAACAGGATAGGAGGCTTCAAGATAGCAATAGTGAAGAACGGTAAAGAAGTAAAGACTATAAGTTTGTGA
- a CDS encoding 4Fe-4S dicluster domain-containing protein: MVKIEIAPWCKGCPVCYNVCPAPVNVFELVDGVPKVARPEYCFACGLCAELCPAKAIILEDYEKPYHLPFGERVKSLVKKMI; this comes from the coding sequence ATGGTTAAGATAGAGATAGCTCCTTGGTGTAAGGGTTGCCCCGTATGCTATAACGTATGTCCCGCACCAGTCAACGTATTCGAGTTAGTAGACGGAGTACCTAAAGTAGCCAGACCGGAATACTGCTTCGCTTGCGGACTCTGTGCAGAGCTCTGCCCAGCTAAGGCCATAATACTCGAAGACTACGAGAAACCGTATCACTTACCTTTCGGTGAGAGGGTCAAGAGCTTAGTTAAGAAGATGATTTGA
- a CDS encoding class I tRNA ligase family protein, translating to MNRRKFFVTAAFPYALPFDVNEMVTRLRAYVVADLYARYHDLMGEEVLFPMGFHYSGTPIVSFYESVLKGDEEALSKLRSLGIDPSEVDSPKKLADLMAIKIKQLLESLQVSPNWEYSFTTEDPGYKSFVKWILSKLLDKEYIIKGEYPVPWDPVEEIPVSHHDTKGFVIPKIGSYFLLLFEADPNLYFPAALRPELVFGVTNLWIHPRARYVEVDFNGKKFIVSEKAAFKLRHQFEGVVELGPVNPEEWVGEYVRNPITHEEIPILPSTHVDPNRGSGVVASVPKHNVSSYLMVKDLLSNPIILESFGLEPKKLQGRKVVEVEGEENLIEKLLRKYDPEEAERKLISIERSKGKIVCETVVDSLKVDGFLRGLIETVICDKPLDQVQEVIRNAATNAGLAITMYDVLNGPIYSRFGNEVVVKVLRDQWFLDYDNPKWKEETLEALGMSEFWPRDAKRVVIESVKGMRKRAFTTSKGMGTEWDGKIVDSLTDSTLYYLFYPLAPYLKNKELSESDWDYLILGIGSPSNNELKELRKKLISWMPLDLRIVYEGLLRSHVTYMFFHHAAILPPTQVPREVFVTGEAQVNQVDLWKLEGLAFRLLLLTKTKPENPFKSTDLEQEVKTVTNLINEIRALASKIQVARKNLDEIDVWLVSQAVKLQDEFKELLDKNMVREASILATSKAKRVLERYLERLKDKGLMPSEEAKKFVDAWSSILYPVLPSLAEEIGSMKPVEGERNYSVEAKEWYYDLLLDRLEDARGGKVKIKVAPHDKLIALLDAIEAIDEGAWEDLESLPKEIVMQAHKLSSEAREIIRYIDEEKMVKELSEELKRRLGIEEIEVEVDETVNPLEPKVEKIKSSS from the coding sequence ATGAACCGTAGGAAGTTCTTCGTTACGGCAGCGTTTCCTTATGCCTTACCGTTTGACGTTAATGAAATGGTTACTAGGCTCAGGGCCTACGTCGTGGCCGATCTATATGCAAGGTACCACGATTTAATGGGCGAGGAAGTACTATTTCCCATGGGCTTCCACTACAGTGGTACCCCGATCGTATCCTTCTATGAAAGCGTTCTGAAAGGCGATGAGGAGGCCCTCTCGAAGTTAAGGTCGCTCGGAATAGATCCGTCTGAAGTAGACTCCCCCAAGAAGCTCGCAGATCTGATGGCGATAAAAATAAAGCAACTACTCGAATCCTTACAAGTTTCACCTAATTGGGAATATTCGTTTACGACCGAGGATCCAGGTTATAAGTCTTTCGTGAAATGGATCTTAAGTAAACTACTGGACAAGGAGTACATAATAAAAGGTGAGTATCCCGTTCCATGGGACCCCGTCGAGGAAATACCAGTCAGTCATCACGATACTAAGGGTTTCGTTATACCTAAGATAGGTTCCTATTTCCTTCTATTATTCGAAGCAGATCCTAATTTATACTTCCCAGCGGCTCTGAGACCCGAACTCGTCTTCGGGGTAACCAACCTATGGATACACCCAAGAGCGAGATACGTGGAAGTAGATTTCAACGGTAAGAAGTTCATCGTCAGTGAAAAGGCCGCCTTCAAGCTTAGGCATCAATTCGAAGGAGTAGTAGAACTAGGCCCTGTAAACCCGGAGGAATGGGTAGGCGAATACGTAAGAAATCCAATCACTCATGAGGAAATTCCGATTTTACCTTCAACTCACGTAGATCCCAACAGAGGTTCCGGGGTAGTCGCATCAGTTCCCAAACACAACGTTTCCAGCTATTTAATGGTCAAGGACCTCCTATCAAATCCTATAATACTAGAAAGCTTCGGCTTAGAACCAAAGAAGCTACAAGGGAGGAAGGTCGTTGAGGTAGAGGGCGAGGAGAACTTAATAGAAAAATTATTGAGGAAGTACGACCCAGAGGAGGCAGAGAGGAAGTTAATATCAATTGAAAGAAGCAAGGGCAAAATTGTATGCGAAACAGTCGTTGACTCCCTAAAGGTCGATGGCTTCCTTAGGGGACTTATAGAAACTGTTATCTGTGACAAGCCTCTAGATCAGGTCCAAGAAGTTATAAGGAATGCGGCAACTAATGCCGGATTAGCCATAACTATGTATGACGTTCTGAACGGACCGATCTACTCTAGGTTTGGAAACGAAGTGGTTGTGAAAGTACTGAGGGACCAGTGGTTCCTAGACTACGATAATCCGAAATGGAAGGAAGAGACCCTAGAAGCCCTTGGCATGAGCGAGTTCTGGCCTAGGGACGCCAAGAGAGTAGTAATAGAAAGCGTTAAGGGTATGAGGAAGAGGGCGTTCACCACCTCTAAAGGTATGGGGACCGAATGGGACGGAAAGATCGTGGATAGCTTAACGGACTCAACTCTGTACTATCTCTTCTATCCCCTTGCTCCATATTTGAAGAACAAGGAACTATCAGAGAGCGATTGGGACTACCTAATACTAGGCATAGGCTCTCCATCGAATAATGAGTTAAAGGAACTTAGGAAGAAGCTAATAAGTTGGATGCCCTTAGACTTGAGGATAGTTTACGAAGGGCTGCTTAGGAGTCACGTAACCTATATGTTCTTCCATCACGCAGCAATATTACCGCCAACCCAAGTACCCCGAGAGGTTTTCGTTACCGGTGAGGCTCAAGTAAATCAAGTAGATTTATGGAAGCTAGAGGGACTAGCTTTCAGGTTACTGTTGCTCACCAAGACTAAGCCGGAGAATCCATTTAAGAGCACAGATCTCGAACAAGAGGTAAAGACCGTAACTAATCTCATTAACGAAATAAGGGCCCTGGCGAGTAAGATTCAAGTAGCTAGAAAGAACTTAGACGAGATAGACGTCTGGTTAGTAAGTCAAGCAGTAAAGCTACAAGACGAGTTCAAGGAACTCTTAGATAAGAATATGGTTAGGGAGGCCAGTATATTGGCTACCTCCAAGGCCAAGAGGGTATTGGAACGTTACCTAGAACGTCTCAAGGATAAGGGCTTAATGCCTTCGGAAGAGGCCAAGAAGTTCGTTGATGCATGGAGTTCGATATTGTACCCGGTGCTTCCATCCCTAGCAGAGGAGATAGGTTCTATGAAGCCTGTAGAAGGAGAGAGAAACTATAGCGTAGAGGCGAAGGAATGGTACTACGATCTGCTACTTGATAGATTGGAAGACGCGAGGGGAGGAAAGGTAAAGATCAAGGTAGCACCGCACGACAAACTCATCGCGCTTCTAGATGCCATAGAGGCGATTGACGAGGGAGCGTGGGAAGACTTGGAAAGCTTACCCAAAGAGATAGTTATGCAAGCTCATAAGCTCAGTTCAGAAGCTAGGGAAATAATTAGATATATTGACGAGGAGAAAATGGTAAAGGAACTGTCCGAGGAGTTGAAGAGGAGGCTTGGAATAGAGGAGATAGAAGTGGAGGTAGACGAGACGGTGAACCCCCTAGAACCTAAAGTAGAGAAAATCAAATCATCTTCTTAA